A genome region from Nicotiana tabacum cultivar K326 chromosome 13, ASM71507v2, whole genome shotgun sequence includes the following:
- the LOC107825583 gene encoding uncharacterized protein LOC107825583 — protein sequence MATLLPSPDISSFSTGRRPSSIFSGENHRNVKKLAIPNGQLSAPLKVSTMSSTKLDKEEEQKRNYYLNTGYAIRILREEFPALFYKELNFDIYRDDIVFKDPLNTFTGIENYKSIFWALRFHGRMFFSALWIDIVSVWQPVEGMIMVRWTVHGIPRVPWESRGRFDGTSEYKLDKDGKIYEHRVHNIALNGPQKFHVLAVQELIGYIGCPSTPKPTFFEISFHSLDNIMPVEKFAEFRLHLGSILASVKRDEEEESQQK from the exons ATGGCCACTCTCTTACCGTCGCCGGACATTTCCTCGTTCTCCACCGGTCGCCGTCCGTCCAGTATATTTTCCGGCGAAAACCATAGAAATGTAAAGAAACTCGCTATTCCAAACGGACAATTATCAGCTCCGTTGAAGGTTAGTACGATGTCGTCTACGAAGCTGGATAAGGAGGAAGAGCAGAAGCGGAATTACTATCTGAATACGGGTTACGCTATTCGGATTCTCAGAGAAGAGTTTCCTGCGCTTTTCTATAAAGAGCTAAACTTTGATATCTACAG GGATGATATAGTCTTCAAAGATCCCCTCAATACTTTTACTGGCATCGAGAACTATAAATCGATCTTTTGGGCTTTACGATTCCATGGCAGGATGTTCTTTAGTGCTTTGTGGATAGATATTGTTAGTGTATGGCAGCCTGTGGAAGGCATGATAATGGTTCGATGGACTGTTCATGGCATTCCCCGTGTTCCATGGGAGAGTCGTGGTCGATTTGATGGCACTTCAGAGTATAAACTAGACAAAGATGGGAAGATTTATGAGCACCGGGTTCACAACATTGCGCTGAATGGACCCCAAAAGTTCCATGTACTTGCTGTGCAGGAATTAATTGGATATATCGGCTGTCCCTCCACACCAAAGCCGACTTTCTTTGAGATCTCGTTCCATTCTCTGGATAACATTATGCCAGTGGAGAAATTTGCCGAGTTCAGGCTTCACCTTGGTTCAATTTTAGCCTCCGTTAAAAGAGATGAGGAGGAAGAATCACAGCAAAAATAG